The sequence below is a genomic window from Canis aureus isolate CA01 chromosome 11, VMU_Caureus_v.1.0, whole genome shotgun sequence.
CATATTTGAATATGTCTGTCTCAACTAGGTTATGTTCATCTCAACTAGATTGGAGTTGGGGGTAGAgacaagggagaaggagaaagaacattccagatagaagaatttcagggcacctggcaggttcagtcagtagagcatatgactcttgatcttggggtcatgagtttgagactCATGTTGgggagtttacttaaaaaattaaataagcagggcagcccgggtggctcagcggtttagcgctgctttcagcccagggcctgatcctgcagacccgggatcaagtcccatgtcgagcatggagcctgcttctccctctgcctgtgcctctgcctctctctcgctctctgtgtttctcatgaataaattaaaaatatatatatatatatatatacatataaaaattttaaataaataggacagcctgggtggctcagtggtttagcgccaccttcggtccagggcatgatcctggagatccaggatcaagtcccacatcggggtccctgcgtgaagcctgcttctccctctgcctgtgtctctgcctctctctctctgtgtctctcatggataaataaataaaatctttttttaaaaaaattaaataaataaatacatctaccCAGATAGAACAAATAGCATGAAGGCTCAGACATGAGAGAACAAGGCAGAGAGAAGTCCAGTCAGATTGTAGTACAAAAGGTGAGACAATAGGGGCATGAAATAAGGCtagattaaataaaaacatatcataaaaggattttttttcagtagggTCTACATTCAACATGAGacatgaactcacaacccctaaATCAGGAGTCActtgctctatcaactgagccagccaggtcccccaCAAAAGGTTTATTTGTATTCAAAGTCTGAAAGAGTTCTTTGGTACATACACTAGATCAGTGCTGTATGGCTTGACAATACCTCTTCCCTTTTCTCATGGAAGAGGGAACTAAACCTAAGAGAAGTAAAGGCAAacccagagaggagaaaagacaaaaaaggcaTGACAGAGGAAAAAGAGCTCAGGAAACTGGGGCTCCCTGATCTGAAAATGAGACTACTTAATGATATATGAGACTAGCATTTAAATAGACAAAAGATTATCAGgtaaacttatttatttaggtGTCTGAGTATAGCTCCCAGTAGAGTGTAAACTCCTTTAAGACAAGGAgggattgggacacctgggtggctcagggattgagcgtctgcctttggttcaggttgtgatctcgaagtcttgggatcgagtcctgcaaagggcttcccactgggagcctacttctccttctgcctatgtctctgcctctttgtgtctctcatgaataaataaaatcttaaaaaaaaaaaaagacaaggaaggacTGAATAATCTTGCTCCCAGCATGTGGTATGGTACCCATCCCATAGTAGGGAGGCTCAGGAAATGCCTGCTGAATATATGTGCAGTTACCAACTGCCTGTGCAGTTACCAACTGCCTGACCACAGAGGCCAAAGTCTCAACTGAGTGACAGTCCTACTTCCAATTCCACAGGCCTCAAAACCCCAAGGGTTAATATCTTTATTAGCATTGCTCACCAGCAGAAGCAGCTTTCATCATCAACTGGGCAAATTCGATGGCACCTCCTTTTCTGAAGGATAATTTAAAAGTAGCCTGTCCTTCCCAGCCACCTGGGAAAAGAAACGGCACATACTCACTAAGATGCTGGCACCATTGGTCAGAGAAGGACTGCCCCGGACAAAGAGAGAAGCACTACCCAAAGGAGCAGGGCAGCTTTCTTTGAATTCCAGCATGAGCCAGGTCTGAATCTTAAACCTCTGGAagcttttgagaaaaaaagtacACTTTTGAGGGGGATCACTTACCATCTGGAGCTGCCTGAATGATTCCTTTAATGAAGTTGGCAGCAAAAACTGGCTGTTCAATGGTACAGTTACTCATCAGCTCAAATGgcatcataaaagaaaacatggggTCGTTGACTGCATGTGAAGTCACGAAGATCACctaggagaggaaagaaattttGGAGGAAGAATGCAGGTTGTCCATGGATTGAGACACAGGAGAGCAATTCTAAGGTCAAGATTGCTTTGACATCCTGCCCTAATGAAGAACCATCacctgttttcttttatattcctcAATATGGAAAATCGTAGTgtgaatgtttgttttttaaagattttatttatttattcatgagagacacagagagggaaagagagagagaggcagagacacaggcaggggagaagcaggatccatgcagggagcctgacacggggactcgatcccaggtctccaggatcaggccctaggctgaaggcagtgctaaaccgctgagccacccggcctgcccaaaagtgtgaatattttaaaacactttgaaaatcaatgtttaaaaaaaaagaaaaaaagaaaaagaaaatcaatgtttAACCTCACTCCAatttaggaaaaacaaatgtGTGGTTAATCAGATCAAAGTAGAAGTAGAATTACCCGGTATGAAGTGAGAAACAGTGTTCCCCTTTTTGTACCATTGAAGAGACTGCATCCCTCTGGTTGCCGTGGGAAGGAGAGGTCCACATCCTGACACTGTGTCAAGACACTgcagaaaagaaagcagattaaCGACACCATTTAGAAGTTATAGAAAATGACACACATAAAGCTTTTAGCACGGTTCCCAGCCCATAgcaagaactcaataaatgttagctgctgctgctactaccaTTATTTTATcgaaatagaaagaaatttaaatgatcTTACTCCCTGACTATTCACACTTATTCTCCCTTTTTAtcattgggttttgttttatttttttaagattttatttattttattcatgagagtcgcAGAGATagagacaagagagaggcagagacacaggtagagggagaagcaggctccatacagggtgACGTGGGACtcagcccaggtctccaggatcatgccctgggccgaaggcagcgttaaactgctgagccacccaggctgcccactgggttctttttttaaagattcatttattttagagacagagtgcacgagcagggggaggggcagagagagagcaagaggagaagCGGACtttctgctgagtggggagcctaatgtggggcttgaccttaggaccctgaaatcatgacctgagctgaaaccaagagttggaggtttaactgagccacccagatgccctggggttgtttttttcttatcagACTTACCTTCTTCTTAATATTTACTCATTAATTCTTATTCTTCATGTGCAGTAAGTGTAAAACACTGTGGTAATGGAAATGTTTCTCTGACTCTGATAGAGACAGTAAGGAACAGAGTACTCCAGATTCCACTggcatgctgttccctctgcctgccatgttCCCCCTTCACTCTTAACCTGAGAAGCTTGAACTCATCCTCTTCCCACTCACAGAATCCtattgggtttcttttctttcttagtaattgttataatatatatgtgcTTATTTGTTCAATGTTCTAACTAATGATCATTAAAGACAATGTCTTTCCACTAGCCCTAGCATACAGAGGgtactaataaatatttatggaaagaatgaataagtattggggtacctggggggcaATGGGTGATGAAAACATGAATACAGATAATAATGCAAGCAGTAATATGACATGTATAACATTAATGGCACAAAAATATCATAGGAATTTAGTGGAAAGAGAGATTAGCTTTGGTTGAAGTGATCAAAAATGACTTTATAGAAAAGTTGTAGTGTGAGTCAATTCTTAAGATATGAATAGTGTTTCAGTAGGCAGAGGTAGAGGTAGAGGACAATCCAGATGGGGAGCAAACAGCATGAATGAGGTGCAAGAGGAGCATTAATGGAGGTACACAGTGGAAAGCAAATTGCACACTTGGGAGCAGCCTATTTGTGTGCATTCATCAAAACAGATGGAAGTGAAGGTGGAAAAATAGTGAGATACAAATGGAAAGCCATTGTGAAACTAGACTTGGAAAAACCATTTAATaggcatggagaaaaaaaaagagagagagaaaagagaaaaaaacaggcaTGGAGAAACTATGAGCTGCAGCTGTCTCAGCAGGCTAGTCACATGATCAAGGAGATGGTGGTATATCAGAGGTATCACTTTAAGAATCCCTAAGGGGTGCTgtactggctcagtcagtagagcatggagGTCTTGATTTGGGGGTTCTGAGTTTAAGCCCtatattgggtgtggagatttcttttttaaaaaatccctaaaATAGCCCTACCTGCAGTGATAAGAACTAGAACTGGGGTGATGGTGTGTTGATAAAAAgggcttttaaaaacacaatgaaaatacaggatgccaacaaaaatgtcagaaaaaacaGGGAACTCCAAGGGCACCTAGGTGACACAGTCAAATGAGCTGGGACTCTTGGTTTTatctcaggttgtggtctcagggttgtgggatcaggcTCCAAACTCAGTGAGGAATCTTCTTAGGatactttctccctctccctctacgccttcaatctctctctctccctctctctctctctctctctctcataaataaataattttttaaaaaaacttaggGAACTCTAAAACTCAGTCCAGAACTCTGGAATCTAATCAAAATCTTATAGCAACTAAAAGAATGTTTAATCAAGAAAAATTGAGTTTCAGTAAGAGAGCTTTGTGACACTTTCACTTACTCTGGTACCATCCTCCAATCCCTGACTTgacaaaagccttaaaaataacCCACATTCCTAATATAAGTGCCAAACACCAAAGGGAGCAGAACACACCTTTTCTCAAAGAATCGTGGTTGTTTTAACTTGTCTGGTGGCTCCCTGAAACACTGGCTCAAAAGTTGTGTGCCTAATTCAGAACTCTCCCAGGACTGAGGTGACTACCCAgagtacatttgtcaaaaatagTATTAGTTGCTGCTGTCTGGGGCAAAGGATGACCTTtagtgcaaacaagcaaaactgaaaagtTAGGGAGGAAAGCCTGAGGAATGAGATGTTTTGGGGAATAAAGAATTTGAAAAGCTCTGATATATTCATGGGAATCTAGAAAGCCACATGCATATCTGCCCAGGGCTGGGTTCATGCTCAGAAGAAAACTGAGAAGGCCCAAAACTTTTACTTCTGGTTGATAATGAGGCTCTGCTCAAGCAGGAAGTGAAAGCTAAGACAGAGTTGTAAACTGCCTGGCTGGGTGATAAAAACCCATTCCAAACACACAGGCAGACTCGATCGGCAAAGGCTGAGAGAtttgtggggggtttttttggttcagatatataaagaaatagtCAAATCACTAATTGGCTACTAAGTTAACATAAAAGAGACTTCAGTGGCCACACATGACAGAGTACAAACTTTACAATTCAGAAAAGCCactaaactaaacaaacaaataactacAACAAGCAGCAACAATGTAccctgaggaagagagaaaatctgatttccagagttgccACATTATAACATtcaaaatgtccagttttcaattacaataaaaaatgatGAGGAATGCAAAAACACAAGTATGACCCATATGTTCTTCTGtgaacagaagaaatgaaataagtaGTAACTGCCCTGAGGAAGTCTATACATTGGGTTAACTAGACAAagacattatttgttttttgtttgtttgtttgtttgtttgtttagtgaaCTCTACCCACACTGTGGTACTCAAACTCTCAACTttaagatcaaaagtcacatactctactgactgaaaTCAGCCAGGTACCCCACTAAACCAAGactttaaataaactattttaagtatGTTTAAAGGGTTAAAGGAAACCATGTGCAAATAACCAAAGTAAATAATGAGAACAATGTCTCAAAAagtagagaatatcaataaagaaatagaaattagaaaaatgaactATATAGAAATTCTGAAGGTGGAGACtacaataagtaaaatgaaaaactcaatagTGGTGGGCTTAATGGCAGATTTCAgcagacagaagaaagaatcagtgttGAAGATAAGTCATTTGAGAATAAGTGTTATTACCCAggtgacagaaagaaaaaattaaaaatgaacagagtcTAACAGACCTGTGGGacaaaaattaaacttaaaatcaTATGCATAATGAGATtgccagaaggagagaaaaggactAAAGGGgtacataaaaatttcaaaataatattggcCAAAATTTCCAATTTAACAAAAGACATGAATCTACACATCCAAGCTCAACAAACTCCTATAGGATAAACTCAGAGATCTACACCAAAGACACGGTTATAACCAAACTGCTGAAAGCCAAATACAGAGACTCTTGAGAGGagccaaagaaaagaatcatcatGTACAAGGAATTCTCAATAAGACAAATAGCTGACTTCTCATAAACTATGGcataggcagccccggtggcgcagcggtttagcgctgcctgcagcccggggtgtgatcgtggagaccggggattgagtcccacgtcgggttccctacatggagcttctccatctgcctgtgtctctgcctctcttctctctcttctctctctgtctctccgtctctatgaataaataaataaaatctttaaaacaaaaaaacagggcagcccgggtggctcagtgctttagcaccaccttcagcccagggcgtgatcctggagacccaggatggagtcccgcctcgggctccctgcatggagcctgcttctccctctgcctatgtctctgcctaactttctctctgtgtctctcatgaataaataaataaaatcttttaaaaaataaataaaaaataaaacaaaacaacaacaaaaactatggcagcagggatacctgggtggtttagtcagttaagcagctgccttcagctcagattctgatcccagggtcctgggatcaagccccacattgggttccctgctcagcatggagtctggttgcccctctccctttgcccttccaccagcttgtgctctctctctctcaaataaataaataaatcttaaaaaaaaaaaaaaaactatggaggCAGGAGATAGTGAGTTGACACATGCAAagtgctaaaagggaaaaaatctgtTAACCAAAAATTCTGTATCTGGCAAAACTACCCTTCAAAAAgtaaggagaaattaaaatattaccaagtaaacaaaaactgagaattTATCACTAGTAGGTCTGaactataagaaatgctaaaggaaatcCTTCAGCCTGAAATAGAcactagaggggtgcctgggtagctcagtcagttaagcatccaacttcttttttttttaagattttatttatttattcatgagagacacagagagaaaggcagagacacaggcagagggagaagcaggccccactcagggagcatgatgtgggactcgattttgggtctccaggatcatgccctgggctgaaggtggtgctaaatcactgagccacccaggctgcccaagcgtccaacttttgattttggctcaggatctcaggattgtgagatggagcaccATATCAGTCTCCatgctgtgtggagcctgcttgggattctctctctccctctccttctgcccctctccaacCTCTCTCgctaaaaaaagataaacagataaaaataaataaaaagaaataaaaagacacagcTAGTAAGTCAAACCCATACAAAGAAACATGGAACACTGATGAAgataatatgtgaaaattaatcaAAATGCTCTTAAACTGtgggtcaaaaaagaaataataaataaaattagaaaatagaattgaatcactaggagcagcctgggtggctcagtggtttagcgctgccttcagcccagggcatgatcatggagactgggg
It includes:
- the WBP2NL gene encoding postacrosomal sheath WW domain-binding protein isoform X5, translating into MAVNQSHTENRHGAIIPFGESVLTQCQDVDLSFPRQPEGCSLFNGTKRGTLFLTSYRVIFVTSHAVNDPMFSFMMPFELMSNCTIEQPVFAANFIKGIIQAAPDGGWEGQATFKLSFRKGGAIEFAQLMMKAASAGARQ
- the WBP2NL gene encoding postacrosomal sheath WW domain-binding protein isoform X4, whose product is MAVNQSHTENRHGAIIPFGESVLTQCQDVDLSFPRQPEGCSLFNGTKRGTLFLTSYRVIFVTSHAVNDPMFSFMMPFELMSNCTIEQPVFAANFIKGIIQAAPDGGWEGQATFKLSFRKGGAIEFAQLMMKAASAAARGVPLGSVNYWFSTPGLYVITGQGGVMCTPQMPCPGARQ
- the WBP2NL gene encoding postacrosomal sheath WW domain-binding protein isoform X2, encoding MAVNQSHTENRHGAIIPFGESVLTQCQDVDLSFPRQPEGCSLFNGTKRGTLFLTSYRVIFVTSHAVNDPMFSFMMPFELMSNCTIEQPVFAANFIKGIIQAAPDGGWEGQATFKLSFRKGGAIEFAQLMMKAASAAARGVPLGSVNYWFSTPGLYVITGQGGVMCTPQMPCPDAKAGACHTMGATLESTREEGKLDQSPYCSFHEKEQARQELIALRLSFYYFW
- the WBP2NL gene encoding postacrosomal sheath WW domain-binding protein isoform X3; translated protein: MAVNQSHTENRHGAIIPFGESVLTQCQDVDLSFPRQPEGCSLFNGTKRGTLFLTSYRVIFVTSHAVNDPMFSFMMPFELMSNCTIEQPVFAANFIKGIIQAAPDGGWEGQATFKLSFRKGGAIEFAQLMMKAASAAARGVPLGSVNYWFSTPGLYVITGQGGVMCTPQMPCPDAKAGACHTMGATLESTREEGKLDQSPYCSFHEKEQARQGARQ